From a single Lolium rigidum isolate FL_2022 chromosome 7, APGP_CSIRO_Lrig_0.1, whole genome shotgun sequence genomic region:
- the LOC124675543 gene encoding uncharacterized protein LOC124675543: MKAAGRSSLSLPVAVVIIIAGCCGQCGAQLPIPARTDGFVWGTAPAPAWGGAVVVEAFFDPVCPDSRDAWPPLQKAAQHYGAGRVAVVVHLFPLPYHSNAFIACRSIHTVHKINSSAVYPLLESFFKYQEGYYNQPTYTKSRAAVVAEIANNLVAPVIGEANLAAYKAGFNDSQSDQATRISFKYGCARGVTGTPYFFVNGIPLCDSGSPLDYNKWVSTLDPLVGKM; this comes from the exons ATGAAGGCTGCCGGACGCAGCAGCTTGTCGCttccggtggcggtggtgatcaTCATCGCCGGGTGCTGCGGCCAGTGCGGCGCGCAGCTGCCGATCCCGGCAAGGACGGACGGGTTCGTGTGGgggacggcgccggcgccggcttggggcggggcggtggtggtggaggccttCTTCGACCCCGTCTGCCCCGACAGCCGCGACGCCTGGCCGCCGCTCCAGAAGGCCGCCCAACACTACGGCGCCGgccgcgtcgccgtcgtcgtgcaCCTCTTCCCGCTGCC TTACCACAGCAACGCCTTCATTGCTTGCCGGTCAATTCACACAGTCCACAAGATAAACTCGTCAGCTGTGTATCCACTACTTGAGAGTTTCTTCAAATACCAG GAGGGTTATTACAACCAACCGACATACACAAAATCAAGAGCAGCCGTTGTGGCCGAAATAGCAAACAACCTCGTTGCACCTGTAATTGGTGAAGCCAATTTGGCAGCATACAAAGCTGGTTTCAATGACTCACAGTCTGATCAGGCCACACGAATTTCTTTCAAG TATGGTTGTGCACGAGGTGTGACTGGAACACCCTACTTCTTTGTGAATGGCATACCGCTTTGTGACTCTGGCTCCCCTTTGGACTACAACAAATGGGTATCCACCCTTGATCCATTGGTGGGCAAGATGTAG
- the LOC124674536 gene encoding probable LRR receptor-like serine/threonine-protein kinase At3g47570 → MAQVLGAKSLIAPSHHALFLLCTLVFLYTNSIVFSSAQATNRTEDDRQALLCFKSGISRDPAGVLRSWRNDSLNFCNWQGVTCSMTPAIRVVSIQFRSALLRGTLSSCMSGLTSLVQMDLRNNTLSGSIPDEIGELPGLQTLMLAGNRLAGNIPLSLGTAASLRYVNLANNSLSGVIPDSLSNSSLLSELILSRNNLSGEIPANLFNSSKLVAVDLRWNFLSGEIPHFQEMDALQFLNLTGNLLSGTIPASLGNVSSLRCLLLAQNNLTGSIPETLGQIPSLTILDLSYNGFSGYIPTTLYNVSALTLFSLGFNNFIGQIPSEIGHSLPNLQALVMGGNKFHGLVPGSLTNMSNLQVLDLSSNLLTGAVPSLGSLANLSQLLLENNTLEADDWAFLTSLTNCTELLRLSVDGNILNGSLPKTIGNLSKKLERLNFGRNQISGSIPAEIGNLVKLTLLDMGQNMLSGQIPLTVWNLRNLFVLKLSNNRLSGQIPSAVGNLPQLGQLYLNANSLSGNIPAAIGQCKRLAMLNLSVNNLDGSIPSELLSISSLSLGLDLSNNNLAGLIPQEIGNLINLGSLSVSNNKLSGELPSALGQCVAMVSLHMEGNMLSGIIPQSFSSLKVIQLIDLSENSLTGQVPQFFGNFSSLNYINISYNKFEGPIPIGGIFANSNGVSLQGNTGLCETAAVIFGLPICPTKSIRKRKMKMNTRLLLIIAPPVTIAFLSFLCVVATIMKGNKTQPSESFKETLKRVSYSDILKATNWFSLVNRISSTHTASVYIGRFEFETDLVAIKAFHLSEQGSRNSFFTECEVLKHTRHRNLVQAITLCSTVDFDNNEFKAIVYEFMANGSLDMWIHPRIHQGTPRRLLSLGQRISIAADVASALDYLHNQLTPPMIHCDLKPSNVLLDYDMTSRVGDFGSAKFLSSCRGTPEGLAGFGGTIGYIAPEYGMGCKISTGGDVYSFGVLLLEMLTAVRPTDAQCGNAFSLHKYVGLAFPERIAEVLDRNMPLEEDEVAASLRMQNYIMPLVSIGLMCSMESPKDRPGMHDVCAKIEAIKEAFVETL, encoded by the exons ATGGCTCAAGTTCTTGGAGCCAAATCTCTGATTGCTCCTTCTCACCATGCACTCTTTCTTCTCTGCACCCTCGTATTTTTGTACACCAACAGCATAGTATTCTCATCAGCACAAGCTACCAACAGAACCGAAGATGATCGGCAAGCCCTTCTCTGCTTCAAATCTGGCATCTCCAGGGACCCTGCCGGTGTTCTCAGATCATGGCGCAATGATTCCCTCAACTTCTGCAACTGGCAGGGGGTCACCTGCAGCATGACCCCTGCAATCCGTGTCGTGTCCATCCAATTCAGGTCTGCGCTGCTCAGAGGAACACTATCCAGTTGCATGTCAGGCCTTACTTCTCTAGTTCAGATGGACCTTCGAAACAATACATTGTCTGGAAGCATACCTGATGAGATAGGTGAGCTTCCTGGCCTACAAACTCTGATGCTTGCCGGCAACAGGCTTGCAGGTAACATCCCTCTGTCATTAGGTACAGCTGCATCTCTTAGATATGTCAACCTTGCAAACAATTCTCTTAGCGGAGTTATCCCTGATTCCTTATCAAACAGTTCGTTACTTAGTGAGCTAATCCTCTCACGCAACAACTTATCTGGGGAGATCCCGGCTAATCTGTTCAACTCATCGAAACTAGTCGCTGTTGATCTCCGGTGGAATTTTCTCTCAGGAGAAATCCCACATTTCCAGGAGATGGATGCTCTGCAATTTCTTAACCTTACAGGGAATTTACTTTCTGGTACTATACCAGCATCTTTGGGAAATGTTTCATCCTTGCGTTGCCTCCTGCTAGCACAAAACAACTTGACAGGATCAATCCCAGAAACTTTAGGTCAAATTCCAAGCCTAACAATTCTAGATCTAAGTTACAACGGATTCTCAGGGTATATCCCAACCACACTGTATAATGTCTCGGCACTCACACTCTTTAGCTTAGGATTCAACAATTTTATTGGACAGATACCTTCTGAAATTGGCCACTCGCTTCCGAATCTCCAAGCATTGGTAATGGGTGGCAACAAATTTCATGGATTAGTCCCAGGTTCTCTGACCAATATGTCAAACCTCCAAGTACTTGATCTTTCAAGCAACTTGCTGACTGGTGCGGTGCCATCTCTAGGATCCTTGGCAAACTTGAGTCAATTGCTTCTAGAGAATAACACACTTGAAGCTGATGACTGGGCGTTTCTTACCTCGCTGACCAATTGCACTGAATTGTTAAGATTATCAGTGGATGGGAATATCCTGAATGGAAGTTTGCCAAAAACAATAGGCAACCTTTCAAAAAAGCTGGAGCGATTAAACTTTGGAAGAAACCAAATTTCAGGAAGCATACCAGCTGAGATAGGCAACCTCGTAAAGCTCACTCTGCTTGACATGGGCCAGAACATGCTCTCGGGACAAATTCCCCTGACAGTTTGGAACTTGAGAAACTTGTTTGTCCTGAAACTATCCAATAATAGATTATCAGGTCAGATTCCATCAGCAGTTGGTAATCTTCCTCAACTTGGCCAGCTTTATCTTAATGCCAACAGTTTGTCTGGAAACATACCGGCAGCTATAGGACAATGTAAAAGGCTAGCTATGCTAAACTTATCAGTCAACAACCTTGATGGATCCATACCGAGTGAGCTCCTCAGTATTTCTTCACTTTCCCTTGGTTTGGACTTGTCAAACAATAACCTGGCAGGATTGATACCACAAGAAATTGGTAACTTGATCAATCTTGGGTCATTAAGTGTTTCCAACAACAAATTATCTGGTGAACTTCCTTCTGCACTTGGCCAGTGTGTTGCAATGGTATCCCTTCACATGGAAGGGAACATGCTTAGTGGGATTATTCCTCAGTCTTTCAGTTCACTGAAGGTCATACAGCTGATAGATTTGTCCGAGAACAGTTTAACAGGGCAAGTTCCACAGTTTTTCGGGAACTTCAGCAGCTTAAATTATATTAATATATCGTACAACAAATTTGAAGGACCAATTCCGATTGGTGGTATATTTGCAAATTCAAATGGAGTATCCTTGCAAGGCAACACAGGGTTGTGTGAAACAGCTGCTGTCATATTTGGACTTCCCATTTGCCCCACCAAATCAATAAGGaaaaggaagatgaagatgaatacACGACTGCTGCTCATAATAGCTCCTCCTGTTACTATTGCTTTCCTCTCATTTctctgtgttgttgccactattaTGAAGGGAAACAAAACTCAACCATCTGAAAGCTTCAAGGAGACACTTAAGAGGGTGTCGTACAGTGACATTCTTAAAGCCACCAACTGGTTCTCTCTGGTCAACCGAATCAGCTCAACTCATACAGCATCAGTCTACATTGGTCGCTTTGAATTCGAAACAGATCTAGTGGCCATCAAGGCGTTCCATCTTAGTGAGCAAGGATCCAGAAATAGTTTTTTCACCGAGTGCGAAGTGCTAAAACACACCCGCCATCGTAATCTGGTTCAAGCTATCACCTTGTGCTCAACAGTGGATTTTGATAACAATGAGTTCAAGGCTATAGTATACGAGTTCATGGCAAATGGTAGCCTAGACATGTGGATACACCCAAGGATTCACCAAGGCACCCCAAGGAGGTTGCTAAGCTTAGGTCAGCGGATAAGTATAGCAGCTGACGTGGCTTCTGCTCTGGACTATCTGCACAACCAGTTGACACCTCCTATGATTCACTGCGATTTGAAACCAAGCAATGTTCTTCTGGACTACGACATGACCTCGCGTGTTGGTGACTTCGGATCTGCCAAGTTTCTCTCTTCATGTCGTGGTACACCTGAGGGGTTGGCTGGCTTTGGAGGAACAATTGGATACATTGCACCTG AATATGGAATGGGATGCAAAATCTCAACAGGCGGCGACGTGTATAGTTTCGGGGTACTGCTACTGGAAATGCTCACTGCAGTGCGACCAACAGACGCACAATGTGGCAACGCCTTCAGCCTTCACAAGTACGTTGGCCTCGCTTTCCCCGAGAGAATCGCTGAGGTTTTAGATCGCAATATGCCATTGGAGGAGGATGAGGTGGCAGCTTCTCTACGCATGCAAAACTATATTATGCCTTTGGTCAGCATTGGGCTGATGTGTTCCATGGAATCACCGAAAGATAGACCAGGAATGCATGATGTTTGTGCCAAAATTGAGGCCATCAAAGAGGCATTTGTCGAAACCTTGTGA
- the LOC124674284 gene encoding glucose-6-phosphate 1-dehydrogenase 2, chloroplastic-like: protein MDTGVENAAAASAPPKVENGTPSAITVEEFEDLAALSKDDEASVSITVVGASGDLAKKKIFPALFALYYEDCLPKHFSIFGYARSKMTDAELRDMVSKTLTCRIDKRENCSEKMEEFLKRCFYHSGQYDSETDFMELGKKIKEHEGPRVSNRLFYLSIPPNIFLDVVKCASRSASSENGWTRVIVEKPFGRDSESSAALTRGLKQYLVEDQIFRIDHYLGKELVENLSVLRFSNLVFEPLWSRQYIRNVQLIFSEDFGTEGRGGYFDSYGIIRDIMQNHLLQILALFAMETPISLEAEDIRNEKVKVLRSMKPLQLEDVVVGQYKSHTKGGITYPGYTDDKTVPKGSLAPTFAAAALFINNARWDGVPFLMKAGKALHTKQAEIRVQFRHVPGNLYKGAFGTDLDRATNELVIRVQPDEAIYLKINNKIPGLGMRLDRSNLNLHYAARYSKEIPDAYERLLLDAIEGERRLFIRSDELDAAWELFTPLLKELEQKRTAPELYPYGSRGPVGAHYLAAKYNVRWGDLSSED, encoded by the exons ATGGATACTGGCGTGGAGAACGCTGCCGCAGCTTCTGCCCCGCCAAAGGTGGAAAACGGGACTCCTTCAGCAATAACTGTCGAGGAGTTTGAAGATTTGGCCGCTCTATCGAAAGACGATGAGGCTTCTGTTAGCATCACTGTGGTTGGAGCATCTGGCGACCTTGCCAAGAAGAAGATATTCCCTGCCCTTTTTGCTCTCTACTACGAAGATTGTCTTCCAAAG CATTTCTCCATCTTTGGCTATGCACGGAGCAAAATGACTGATGCTGAACTGAGGGACATGGTTAGCAAAACACTGACTTGCAGGATAGATAAAAG GGAGAACTGTAGTGAGAAAATGGAAGAGTTTCTGAAACGATGCTTCTACCATTCAGGCCAGTATGATTCAGAGACAGATTTCATGGAGCTTGGCAAGAAGATTAAAGAACATGAG GGTCCCAGAGTTTCTAACCGTCTTTTCTACTTGTCAATACCGCCAAATATATTCCTGGATGTTGTAAAATGTGCAAGCAGATCAGCATCGTCTGAGAATGGCTGGACAAGGGTAATTGTTGAAAAACCCTTTGGCCGGGACTCAGAGTCTTCTGCTGCACTAACGAGAGGTCTGAAGCAGTATCTGGTAGAGGACCAAATCTTCAG GATTGACCATTACTTGGGAAAGGAACTGGTGGAGAATTTATCTGTCCTCCGCTTCTCGAATCTTGTTTTTGAGCCTCTGTGGTCAAGGCAATAtataagaaatgtgcaactgataTTCTCAGAAGACTTTGGCACTGAAGGGCGAGGAGG GTACTTTGATAGCTATGGTATTATCCGCGACATTATGCAGAATCATCTTCTTCAGATACTAGCTCTATTTGCAATGGAAACTCCTATTAGCTTGGAAGCAGAGGACATACGGAATGAGAAG GTTAAAGTTTTGCGCTCCATGAAGCCCTTGCAACTGGAAGATGTGGTAGTAGGACAGTATAAAAGTCATACAAAGGGAGGTATCACATACCCTGGATACACTGATGATAAGACGGTGCCCAAGGGCAGTCTGGCTCCAACATTTGCTGCAGCTGCACTTTTTATCAATAACGCTAGATGGGACGGAGTTCCTTTTCTCATGAAGGCTGGGAAAGCTTTGCATACTAAACA GGCTGAGATTAGAGTACAGTTCCGTCACGTTCCTGGGAATCTCTACAAGGGGGCTTTTGGAACCGATCTTGACAGGGCTACTAATGAGCTCGTGATACGTGTGCAACCGGATGAAGCTATTTACCTAAAAATTAACAACAAGATTCCTGGCCTTGGTATGAGATTAGATAGAAGTaacttgaatcttcactatgcagCAAG GTACTCGAAGGAGATACCAGATGCTTATGAGAGGCTCTTGCTCGATGCCATAGAAGGCGAGCGAAGACTCTTCATCCGTTCTGACGAGTTGGATGCCGCATGGGAGCTCTTCACACCACTTCTGAAGGAACTGGAACAGAAGCGGACTGCGCCCGAGCTATACCCTTACGGAAGCCGTGGACCTGTAGGCGCTCACTACCTTGCCGCAAAGTACAACGTCAGATGGGGCGATTTGAGCTCGGAGGACTAG